The Pectinophora gossypiella chromosome 15, ilPecGoss1.1, whole genome shotgun sequence genome has a window encoding:
- the LOC126373295 gene encoding amyloid-beta-like protein isoform X1, with product MSRAVLFISVFAIFLEGLHAGQASTGAEPQVAVLCEAGATYHPQYMSAAGRWTPDLTTKPHNCLKDKMEILDYCKKVYPSHDITNIVEASHYVKVSNWCKLGSGNAAKCKVTRWVKPFRCLEGPFQSDALLVPESCLFDHIHNQSRCWQFARWNATAGRACAQRGLRLRTFAMLLPCGISLFSGVEFVCCPKHFKENVKMHKPLDVGVPVSPGGEEMLAASAAMDERDDDLLDDDDALDDDDDDDTLNLSDDDDDDDADDADMDEDEDADLSRDDDAEDDDYTDTDDSAWPRPETSAAPSTTTSSTTTTTTTTVASTATSDPYFSHFDPRTEHQSYKDAQQRLEETHREKITKVMKEWSELEDRYQQMMSTDPAAAQTFRQRMTAKFQSNVQTLEEEGVAERRRLAALHQQRVLAHLAQRRRTALACYNRSLRDTPPNAHRVQKCLQRLVRALAAERSGALAAWRRAAAAGREAAAAERASAADRLQDADRALQRALTALRRRPHLYASIGTAIEDYVQVRSMQSKDDMAVSLMSMTPEAEELLLDRIEAEVQREQQAREQMNVKREQRTRQRQDIQNERARTSNGIKESEELDDESREAEAGETADIPTTAAPRSAPPSPSAPPAPPASDPVPPASTRAIDHETTSTEIITSTVTEAPESETADTSYVSETSSRRSTSEADSEGLSAHLAHADLAPPPAHSLKHEIQHSQPGYTLRSQGGSGGAGALYPALCVGGAALAAAACVALAVARRRDRAPAAQGFVQPADLVDTERHYSPFLSICVFPSSPCQAALGTFVKSSKGNGQRLDAKQVEQTGAVAPTPEERHVANMQINGYENPTYKYFEVKE from the exons GCGAGCACAGGGGCAGAACCCCAGGTGGCGGTGCTGTGTGAGGCGGGCGCCACCTACCACCCGCAGTACATGTCTGCCGCCGGCCGGTGGACGCCGGACCTCACCACCAAGCCGCACAACTGCCTCAAGGACAAAATGGAGATACTGGATTACTGCAAAAAG GTGTACCCCAGTCACGACATCACGAACATCGTGGAGGCCTCTCACTACGTGAAGGTCAGCAACTGGTGCAAGCTCGGGTCCGGCAACGCTGCCAAGTGCAAGGTCACCCGATGGGTCAAGCCCTTCCGCTGCCTTG AAGGCCCATTCCAATCGGACGCGCTATTGGTCCCGGAGAGCTGCCTATTCGACCACATCCACAACCAGAGCCGCTGCTGGCAGTTCGCCAGGTGGAACGCAACTGCTGGACGCGCATGCGCCCAGAGAGGACTCCGACTCAGGACTTTCGCCATGCTCCTGCCCTGTGGCATCAGTCTATTCTCTGGCGTTGAGTTCGTGTGCTGTCCTAAGCATTTTAAGG AGAACGTAAAGATGCACAAACCTCTGGACGTGGGAGTACCAGTCAGTCCTGGTGGCGAAGAGATGTTGGCTGCCTCCGCTGCGATGGACGAGCGTGATGACGACTtgcttgatgatgatgatgcacttGATGACGACGATGATGACGACACCCTCAACCTGAGCGACgacgatgacgatgatgatgctGATGACG CAGATATGGATGAGGATGAAGACGCAGACCTGTCTCGCGACGACGACGCGGAGGACGACGATTACACCGACACTGATGACAGCGCCTGGCCGCGCCCCGAGACATCCGCCGCTCCTTCCACCACCACTTCtagcaccaccaccaccactaccaCTACTGTG GCGTCAACAGCTACCTCTGACCCTTACTTCTCGCACTTCGACCCTCGCACGGAACATCAGAGTTACAAGGATGCCCAGCAACGTTTGGAGGAGACTCACCGAGAGAAG ATCACCAAGGTGATGAAGGAGTGGTCGGAGCTAGAGGACCGCTACCAGCAGATGATGTCGACCGACCCTGCCGCCGCGCAGACCTTCCGCCAGCGCATGACAGCCAAGTTCCAGTCTAACGTTCAG ACCCTGGAAGAGGAAGGCGTGGCAGAACGCCGCCGCCTGGCCGCTTTACATCAACAACGCGTGCTGGCTCACCTCGCCCAGCGCCGCCGCACCGCCCTTGCCTGCTACAACCGCTCGCTCCGGGACACGCCGCCTAAT GCTCATCGCGTGCAAAAGTGCCTGCAGCGGTTGGTCCGCGCGCTGGCTGCGGAGCGCAGCGGCGCGTTAGCCGCGTGGCGCCGCGCTGCCGCCGCTGGCCGTGAGGCAGCCGCCGCTGAGCGCGCCAGCGCTGCTGACCGATTGCAG GACGCCGACCGAGCTCTTCAACGCGCGCTGACGGCGCTCCGCCGCCGACCACACCTGTACGCCAGCATTGGCACCGCTATCGAAGACTACGTGCAGGTAAGG TCCATGCAATCGAAGGACGACATGGCGGTATCTCTGATGTCGATGACCCCGGAGGCGGAGGAGCTGTTATTGGACCGTATCGAAGCCGAGGTGCAACGGGAGCAGCAAGCGCGTGAGCAGATGAACGTCAAGCGAGAACAGCGCACGCGGCAGCGCCAGGATATCCAAAATGAACGGGCTAGG ACCTCAAACGGCATCAAGGAATCAGAGGAGCTAGACGACGAGTCTCGCGAGGCCGAGGCGGGCGAGACGGCAGATATCCCCACCACAGCGGCGCCTCGGTCGGCGCCTCCCTCGCCGTCGGCGCCGCCTGCGCCGCCCGCGTCAGACCCCGTGCCGCCCGCCTCCACCCGCGCCATCGACCACGAGACTACTAGCACT GAGATCATCACGAGCACTGTGACCGAGGCTCCGGAGAGCGAGACAGCTGACACCAGCTACGTAAGCGAGACTTCCAGCCGACGATCTACTAGCGAG GCTGACAGCGAGGGTCTGAGCGCGCACCTGGCCCACGCTGACCTGGCGCCGCCGCCTGCGCACTCGCTCAAGCACGAGATCCAGCACTCGCAACCA GGCTACACCCTCCGTTCCCAAGGCGGGTCGGGCGGCGCGGGGGCTCTTTACCCGGCACTGTGTGTCGGCGGCGCGGCGCTCGCGGCGGCCGCCTGCGTGGCGCTGGCCGTAGCACGCCGCCGCGACCGCGCGCCCGCTGCACAGGGATTCGTGCAG CCTGCGGATTTG GTAGATACTGAGCGGCATTATAGTCCATTCCTGTCCATATGCGTCTTCCCATCGTCACCATGTCAGGCGGCTTTGGGTACCTTCGTCAAATCCTCTAAAGGCAACGGACAACGTCTGGATGCTAAGCAG GTGGAGCAAACTGGCGCCGTGGCCCCCACCCCTGAGGAGCGACACGTGGCCAACATGCAGATCAACGGCTACGAGAACCCCACCTACAAATACTTCGAGGTCAAGGAGTAA
- the LOC126373295 gene encoding amyloid-beta-like protein isoform X4 has product MSRAVLFISVFAIFLEGLHAGQASTGAEPQVAVLCEAGATYHPQYMSAAGRWTPDLTTKPHNCLKDKMEILDYCKKVYPSHDITNIVEASHYVKVSNWCKLGSGNAAKCKVTRWVKPFRCLEGPFQSDALLVPESCLFDHIHNQSRCWQFARWNATAGRACAQRGLRLRTFAMLLPCGISLFSGVEFVCCPKHFKENVKMHKPLDVGVPVSPGGEEMLAASAAMDERDDDLLDDDDALDDDDDDDTLNLSDDDDDDDADDADMDEDEDADLSRDDDAEDDDYTDTDDSAWPRPETSAAPSTTTSSTTTTTTTTVASTATSDPYFSHFDPRTEHQSYKDAQQRLEETHREKITKVMKEWSELEDRYQQMMSTDPAAAQTFRQRMTAKFQSNVQTLEEEGVAERRRLAALHQQRVLAHLAQRRRTALACYNRSLRDTPPNAHRVQKCLQRLVRALAAERSGALAAWRRAAAAGREAAAAERASAADRLQDADRALQRALTALRRRPHLYASIGTAIEDYVQSMQSKDDMAVSLMSMTPEAEELLLDRIEAEVQREQQAREQMNVKREQRTRQRQDIQNERARTSNGIKESEELDDESREAEAGETADIPTTAAPRSAPPSPSAPPAPPASDPVPPASTRAIDHETTSTEIITSTVTEAPESETADTSYVSETSSRRSTSEADSEGLSAHLAHADLAPPPAHSLKHEIQHSQPGYTLRSQGGSGGAGALYPALCVGGAALAAAACVALAVARRRDRAPAAQGFVQPADLVDTERHYSPFLSICVFPSSPCQAALGTFVKSSKGNGQRLDAKQVEQTGAVAPTPEERHVANMQINGYENPTYKYFEVKE; this is encoded by the exons GCGAGCACAGGGGCAGAACCCCAGGTGGCGGTGCTGTGTGAGGCGGGCGCCACCTACCACCCGCAGTACATGTCTGCCGCCGGCCGGTGGACGCCGGACCTCACCACCAAGCCGCACAACTGCCTCAAGGACAAAATGGAGATACTGGATTACTGCAAAAAG GTGTACCCCAGTCACGACATCACGAACATCGTGGAGGCCTCTCACTACGTGAAGGTCAGCAACTGGTGCAAGCTCGGGTCCGGCAACGCTGCCAAGTGCAAGGTCACCCGATGGGTCAAGCCCTTCCGCTGCCTTG AAGGCCCATTCCAATCGGACGCGCTATTGGTCCCGGAGAGCTGCCTATTCGACCACATCCACAACCAGAGCCGCTGCTGGCAGTTCGCCAGGTGGAACGCAACTGCTGGACGCGCATGCGCCCAGAGAGGACTCCGACTCAGGACTTTCGCCATGCTCCTGCCCTGTGGCATCAGTCTATTCTCTGGCGTTGAGTTCGTGTGCTGTCCTAAGCATTTTAAGG AGAACGTAAAGATGCACAAACCTCTGGACGTGGGAGTACCAGTCAGTCCTGGTGGCGAAGAGATGTTGGCTGCCTCCGCTGCGATGGACGAGCGTGATGACGACTtgcttgatgatgatgatgcacttGATGACGACGATGATGACGACACCCTCAACCTGAGCGACgacgatgacgatgatgatgctGATGACG CAGATATGGATGAGGATGAAGACGCAGACCTGTCTCGCGACGACGACGCGGAGGACGACGATTACACCGACACTGATGACAGCGCCTGGCCGCGCCCCGAGACATCCGCCGCTCCTTCCACCACCACTTCtagcaccaccaccaccactaccaCTACTGTG GCGTCAACAGCTACCTCTGACCCTTACTTCTCGCACTTCGACCCTCGCACGGAACATCAGAGTTACAAGGATGCCCAGCAACGTTTGGAGGAGACTCACCGAGAGAAG ATCACCAAGGTGATGAAGGAGTGGTCGGAGCTAGAGGACCGCTACCAGCAGATGATGTCGACCGACCCTGCCGCCGCGCAGACCTTCCGCCAGCGCATGACAGCCAAGTTCCAGTCTAACGTTCAG ACCCTGGAAGAGGAAGGCGTGGCAGAACGCCGCCGCCTGGCCGCTTTACATCAACAACGCGTGCTGGCTCACCTCGCCCAGCGCCGCCGCACCGCCCTTGCCTGCTACAACCGCTCGCTCCGGGACACGCCGCCTAAT GCTCATCGCGTGCAAAAGTGCCTGCAGCGGTTGGTCCGCGCGCTGGCTGCGGAGCGCAGCGGCGCGTTAGCCGCGTGGCGCCGCGCTGCCGCCGCTGGCCGTGAGGCAGCCGCCGCTGAGCGCGCCAGCGCTGCTGACCGATTGCAG GACGCCGACCGAGCTCTTCAACGCGCGCTGACGGCGCTCCGCCGCCGACCACACCTGTACGCCAGCATTGGCACCGCTATCGAAGACTACGTGCAG TCCATGCAATCGAAGGACGACATGGCGGTATCTCTGATGTCGATGACCCCGGAGGCGGAGGAGCTGTTATTGGACCGTATCGAAGCCGAGGTGCAACGGGAGCAGCAAGCGCGTGAGCAGATGAACGTCAAGCGAGAACAGCGCACGCGGCAGCGCCAGGATATCCAAAATGAACGGGCTAGG ACCTCAAACGGCATCAAGGAATCAGAGGAGCTAGACGACGAGTCTCGCGAGGCCGAGGCGGGCGAGACGGCAGATATCCCCACCACAGCGGCGCCTCGGTCGGCGCCTCCCTCGCCGTCGGCGCCGCCTGCGCCGCCCGCGTCAGACCCCGTGCCGCCCGCCTCCACCCGCGCCATCGACCACGAGACTACTAGCACT GAGATCATCACGAGCACTGTGACCGAGGCTCCGGAGAGCGAGACAGCTGACACCAGCTACGTAAGCGAGACTTCCAGCCGACGATCTACTAGCGAG GCTGACAGCGAGGGTCTGAGCGCGCACCTGGCCCACGCTGACCTGGCGCCGCCGCCTGCGCACTCGCTCAAGCACGAGATCCAGCACTCGCAACCA GGCTACACCCTCCGTTCCCAAGGCGGGTCGGGCGGCGCGGGGGCTCTTTACCCGGCACTGTGTGTCGGCGGCGCGGCGCTCGCGGCGGCCGCCTGCGTGGCGCTGGCCGTAGCACGCCGCCGCGACCGCGCGCCCGCTGCACAGGGATTCGTGCAG CCTGCGGATTTG GTAGATACTGAGCGGCATTATAGTCCATTCCTGTCCATATGCGTCTTCCCATCGTCACCATGTCAGGCGGCTTTGGGTACCTTCGTCAAATCCTCTAAAGGCAACGGACAACGTCTGGATGCTAAGCAG GTGGAGCAAACTGGCGCCGTGGCCCCCACCCCTGAGGAGCGACACGTGGCCAACATGCAGATCAACGGCTACGAGAACCCCACCTACAAATACTTCGAGGTCAAGGAGTAA
- the LOC126373295 gene encoding amyloid-beta-like protein isoform X2, which translates to MSRAVLFISVFAIFLEGLHAGQASTGAEPQVAVLCEAGATYHPQYMSAAGRWTPDLTTKPHNCLKDKMEILDYCKKVYPSHDITNIVEASHYVKVSNWCKLGSGNAAKCKVTRWVKPFRCLEGPFQSDALLVPESCLFDHIHNQSRCWQFARWNATAGRACAQRGLRLRTFAMLLPCGISLFSGVEFVCCPKHFKENVKMHKPLDVGVPVSPGGEEMLAASAAMDERDDDLLDDDDALDDDDDDDTLNLSDDDDDDDADDDMDEDEDADLSRDDDAEDDDYTDTDDSAWPRPETSAAPSTTTSSTTTTTTTTVASTATSDPYFSHFDPRTEHQSYKDAQQRLEETHREKITKVMKEWSELEDRYQQMMSTDPAAAQTFRQRMTAKFQSNVQTLEEEGVAERRRLAALHQQRVLAHLAQRRRTALACYNRSLRDTPPNAHRVQKCLQRLVRALAAERSGALAAWRRAAAAGREAAAAERASAADRLQDADRALQRALTALRRRPHLYASIGTAIEDYVQVRSMQSKDDMAVSLMSMTPEAEELLLDRIEAEVQREQQAREQMNVKREQRTRQRQDIQNERARTSNGIKESEELDDESREAEAGETADIPTTAAPRSAPPSPSAPPAPPASDPVPPASTRAIDHETTSTEIITSTVTEAPESETADTSYVSETSSRRSTSEADSEGLSAHLAHADLAPPPAHSLKHEIQHSQPGYTLRSQGGSGGAGALYPALCVGGAALAAAACVALAVARRRDRAPAAQGFVQPADLVDTERHYSPFLSICVFPSSPCQAALGTFVKSSKGNGQRLDAKQVEQTGAVAPTPEERHVANMQINGYENPTYKYFEVKE; encoded by the exons GCGAGCACAGGGGCAGAACCCCAGGTGGCGGTGCTGTGTGAGGCGGGCGCCACCTACCACCCGCAGTACATGTCTGCCGCCGGCCGGTGGACGCCGGACCTCACCACCAAGCCGCACAACTGCCTCAAGGACAAAATGGAGATACTGGATTACTGCAAAAAG GTGTACCCCAGTCACGACATCACGAACATCGTGGAGGCCTCTCACTACGTGAAGGTCAGCAACTGGTGCAAGCTCGGGTCCGGCAACGCTGCCAAGTGCAAGGTCACCCGATGGGTCAAGCCCTTCCGCTGCCTTG AAGGCCCATTCCAATCGGACGCGCTATTGGTCCCGGAGAGCTGCCTATTCGACCACATCCACAACCAGAGCCGCTGCTGGCAGTTCGCCAGGTGGAACGCAACTGCTGGACGCGCATGCGCCCAGAGAGGACTCCGACTCAGGACTTTCGCCATGCTCCTGCCCTGTGGCATCAGTCTATTCTCTGGCGTTGAGTTCGTGTGCTGTCCTAAGCATTTTAAGG AGAACGTAAAGATGCACAAACCTCTGGACGTGGGAGTACCAGTCAGTCCTGGTGGCGAAGAGATGTTGGCTGCCTCCGCTGCGATGGACGAGCGTGATGACGACTtgcttgatgatgatgatgcacttGATGACGACGATGATGACGACACCCTCAACCTGAGCGACgacgatgacgatgatgatgctGATGACG ATATGGATGAGGATGAAGACGCAGACCTGTCTCGCGACGACGACGCGGAGGACGACGATTACACCGACACTGATGACAGCGCCTGGCCGCGCCCCGAGACATCCGCCGCTCCTTCCACCACCACTTCtagcaccaccaccaccactaccaCTACTGTG GCGTCAACAGCTACCTCTGACCCTTACTTCTCGCACTTCGACCCTCGCACGGAACATCAGAGTTACAAGGATGCCCAGCAACGTTTGGAGGAGACTCACCGAGAGAAG ATCACCAAGGTGATGAAGGAGTGGTCGGAGCTAGAGGACCGCTACCAGCAGATGATGTCGACCGACCCTGCCGCCGCGCAGACCTTCCGCCAGCGCATGACAGCCAAGTTCCAGTCTAACGTTCAG ACCCTGGAAGAGGAAGGCGTGGCAGAACGCCGCCGCCTGGCCGCTTTACATCAACAACGCGTGCTGGCTCACCTCGCCCAGCGCCGCCGCACCGCCCTTGCCTGCTACAACCGCTCGCTCCGGGACACGCCGCCTAAT GCTCATCGCGTGCAAAAGTGCCTGCAGCGGTTGGTCCGCGCGCTGGCTGCGGAGCGCAGCGGCGCGTTAGCCGCGTGGCGCCGCGCTGCCGCCGCTGGCCGTGAGGCAGCCGCCGCTGAGCGCGCCAGCGCTGCTGACCGATTGCAG GACGCCGACCGAGCTCTTCAACGCGCGCTGACGGCGCTCCGCCGCCGACCACACCTGTACGCCAGCATTGGCACCGCTATCGAAGACTACGTGCAGGTAAGG TCCATGCAATCGAAGGACGACATGGCGGTATCTCTGATGTCGATGACCCCGGAGGCGGAGGAGCTGTTATTGGACCGTATCGAAGCCGAGGTGCAACGGGAGCAGCAAGCGCGTGAGCAGATGAACGTCAAGCGAGAACAGCGCACGCGGCAGCGCCAGGATATCCAAAATGAACGGGCTAGG ACCTCAAACGGCATCAAGGAATCAGAGGAGCTAGACGACGAGTCTCGCGAGGCCGAGGCGGGCGAGACGGCAGATATCCCCACCACAGCGGCGCCTCGGTCGGCGCCTCCCTCGCCGTCGGCGCCGCCTGCGCCGCCCGCGTCAGACCCCGTGCCGCCCGCCTCCACCCGCGCCATCGACCACGAGACTACTAGCACT GAGATCATCACGAGCACTGTGACCGAGGCTCCGGAGAGCGAGACAGCTGACACCAGCTACGTAAGCGAGACTTCCAGCCGACGATCTACTAGCGAG GCTGACAGCGAGGGTCTGAGCGCGCACCTGGCCCACGCTGACCTGGCGCCGCCGCCTGCGCACTCGCTCAAGCACGAGATCCAGCACTCGCAACCA GGCTACACCCTCCGTTCCCAAGGCGGGTCGGGCGGCGCGGGGGCTCTTTACCCGGCACTGTGTGTCGGCGGCGCGGCGCTCGCGGCGGCCGCCTGCGTGGCGCTGGCCGTAGCACGCCGCCGCGACCGCGCGCCCGCTGCACAGGGATTCGTGCAG CCTGCGGATTTG GTAGATACTGAGCGGCATTATAGTCCATTCCTGTCCATATGCGTCTTCCCATCGTCACCATGTCAGGCGGCTTTGGGTACCTTCGTCAAATCCTCTAAAGGCAACGGACAACGTCTGGATGCTAAGCAG GTGGAGCAAACTGGCGCCGTGGCCCCCACCCCTGAGGAGCGACACGTGGCCAACATGCAGATCAACGGCTACGAGAACCCCACCTACAAATACTTCGAGGTCAAGGAGTAA
- the LOC126373295 gene encoding amyloid-beta-like protein isoform X3, whose translation MSRAVLFISVFAIFLEGLHAGQASTGAEPQVAVLCEAGATYHPQYMSAAGRWTPDLTTKPHNCLKDKMEILDYCKKVYPSHDITNIVEASHYVKVSNWCKLGSGNAAKCKVTRWVKPFRCLGPFQSDALLVPESCLFDHIHNQSRCWQFARWNATAGRACAQRGLRLRTFAMLLPCGISLFSGVEFVCCPKHFKENVKMHKPLDVGVPVSPGGEEMLAASAAMDERDDDLLDDDDALDDDDDDDTLNLSDDDDDDDADDADMDEDEDADLSRDDDAEDDDYTDTDDSAWPRPETSAAPSTTTSSTTTTTTTTVASTATSDPYFSHFDPRTEHQSYKDAQQRLEETHREKITKVMKEWSELEDRYQQMMSTDPAAAQTFRQRMTAKFQSNVQTLEEEGVAERRRLAALHQQRVLAHLAQRRRTALACYNRSLRDTPPNAHRVQKCLQRLVRALAAERSGALAAWRRAAAAGREAAAAERASAADRLQDADRALQRALTALRRRPHLYASIGTAIEDYVQVRSMQSKDDMAVSLMSMTPEAEELLLDRIEAEVQREQQAREQMNVKREQRTRQRQDIQNERARTSNGIKESEELDDESREAEAGETADIPTTAAPRSAPPSPSAPPAPPASDPVPPASTRAIDHETTSTEIITSTVTEAPESETADTSYVSETSSRRSTSEADSEGLSAHLAHADLAPPPAHSLKHEIQHSQPGYTLRSQGGSGGAGALYPALCVGGAALAAAACVALAVARRRDRAPAAQGFVQPADLVDTERHYSPFLSICVFPSSPCQAALGTFVKSSKGNGQRLDAKQVEQTGAVAPTPEERHVANMQINGYENPTYKYFEVKE comes from the exons GCGAGCACAGGGGCAGAACCCCAGGTGGCGGTGCTGTGTGAGGCGGGCGCCACCTACCACCCGCAGTACATGTCTGCCGCCGGCCGGTGGACGCCGGACCTCACCACCAAGCCGCACAACTGCCTCAAGGACAAAATGGAGATACTGGATTACTGCAAAAAG GTGTACCCCAGTCACGACATCACGAACATCGTGGAGGCCTCTCACTACGTGAAGGTCAGCAACTGGTGCAAGCTCGGGTCCGGCAACGCTGCCAAGTGCAAGGTCACCCGATGGGTCAAGCCCTTCCGCTGCCTTG GCCCATTCCAATCGGACGCGCTATTGGTCCCGGAGAGCTGCCTATTCGACCACATCCACAACCAGAGCCGCTGCTGGCAGTTCGCCAGGTGGAACGCAACTGCTGGACGCGCATGCGCCCAGAGAGGACTCCGACTCAGGACTTTCGCCATGCTCCTGCCCTGTGGCATCAGTCTATTCTCTGGCGTTGAGTTCGTGTGCTGTCCTAAGCATTTTAAGG AGAACGTAAAGATGCACAAACCTCTGGACGTGGGAGTACCAGTCAGTCCTGGTGGCGAAGAGATGTTGGCTGCCTCCGCTGCGATGGACGAGCGTGATGACGACTtgcttgatgatgatgatgcacttGATGACGACGATGATGACGACACCCTCAACCTGAGCGACgacgatgacgatgatgatgctGATGACG CAGATATGGATGAGGATGAAGACGCAGACCTGTCTCGCGACGACGACGCGGAGGACGACGATTACACCGACACTGATGACAGCGCCTGGCCGCGCCCCGAGACATCCGCCGCTCCTTCCACCACCACTTCtagcaccaccaccaccactaccaCTACTGTG GCGTCAACAGCTACCTCTGACCCTTACTTCTCGCACTTCGACCCTCGCACGGAACATCAGAGTTACAAGGATGCCCAGCAACGTTTGGAGGAGACTCACCGAGAGAAG ATCACCAAGGTGATGAAGGAGTGGTCGGAGCTAGAGGACCGCTACCAGCAGATGATGTCGACCGACCCTGCCGCCGCGCAGACCTTCCGCCAGCGCATGACAGCCAAGTTCCAGTCTAACGTTCAG ACCCTGGAAGAGGAAGGCGTGGCAGAACGCCGCCGCCTGGCCGCTTTACATCAACAACGCGTGCTGGCTCACCTCGCCCAGCGCCGCCGCACCGCCCTTGCCTGCTACAACCGCTCGCTCCGGGACACGCCGCCTAAT GCTCATCGCGTGCAAAAGTGCCTGCAGCGGTTGGTCCGCGCGCTGGCTGCGGAGCGCAGCGGCGCGTTAGCCGCGTGGCGCCGCGCTGCCGCCGCTGGCCGTGAGGCAGCCGCCGCTGAGCGCGCCAGCGCTGCTGACCGATTGCAG GACGCCGACCGAGCTCTTCAACGCGCGCTGACGGCGCTCCGCCGCCGACCACACCTGTACGCCAGCATTGGCACCGCTATCGAAGACTACGTGCAGGTAAGG TCCATGCAATCGAAGGACGACATGGCGGTATCTCTGATGTCGATGACCCCGGAGGCGGAGGAGCTGTTATTGGACCGTATCGAAGCCGAGGTGCAACGGGAGCAGCAAGCGCGTGAGCAGATGAACGTCAAGCGAGAACAGCGCACGCGGCAGCGCCAGGATATCCAAAATGAACGGGCTAGG ACCTCAAACGGCATCAAGGAATCAGAGGAGCTAGACGACGAGTCTCGCGAGGCCGAGGCGGGCGAGACGGCAGATATCCCCACCACAGCGGCGCCTCGGTCGGCGCCTCCCTCGCCGTCGGCGCCGCCTGCGCCGCCCGCGTCAGACCCCGTGCCGCCCGCCTCCACCCGCGCCATCGACCACGAGACTACTAGCACT GAGATCATCACGAGCACTGTGACCGAGGCTCCGGAGAGCGAGACAGCTGACACCAGCTACGTAAGCGAGACTTCCAGCCGACGATCTACTAGCGAG GCTGACAGCGAGGGTCTGAGCGCGCACCTGGCCCACGCTGACCTGGCGCCGCCGCCTGCGCACTCGCTCAAGCACGAGATCCAGCACTCGCAACCA GGCTACACCCTCCGTTCCCAAGGCGGGTCGGGCGGCGCGGGGGCTCTTTACCCGGCACTGTGTGTCGGCGGCGCGGCGCTCGCGGCGGCCGCCTGCGTGGCGCTGGCCGTAGCACGCCGCCGCGACCGCGCGCCCGCTGCACAGGGATTCGTGCAG CCTGCGGATTTG GTAGATACTGAGCGGCATTATAGTCCATTCCTGTCCATATGCGTCTTCCCATCGTCACCATGTCAGGCGGCTTTGGGTACCTTCGTCAAATCCTCTAAAGGCAACGGACAACGTCTGGATGCTAAGCAG GTGGAGCAAACTGGCGCCGTGGCCCCCACCCCTGAGGAGCGACACGTGGCCAACATGCAGATCAACGGCTACGAGAACCCCACCTACAAATACTTCGAGGTCAAGGAGTAA